In Nostoc sp. GT001, a genomic segment contains:
- a CDS encoding ferredoxin-thioredoxin reductase variable chain translates to MLGVNVVMKVGDRVRVKDSVVVYHHPEHRNQPFDIKGTEGDVVAIATQWRDRPVSANLPIIVQFGKKFKAHLRENELEVI, encoded by the coding sequence ATGCTAGGTGTAAATGTTGTTATGAAAGTTGGCGATCGCGTCCGCGTTAAAGATTCGGTAGTGGTGTATCATCATCCTGAACATCGGAATCAGCCTTTTGACATCAAAGGTACAGAAGGCGATGTAGTAGCTATTGCCACCCAATGGCGAGACAGACCAGTAAGCGCTAATCTGCCGATTATAGTCCAGTTTGGTAAAAAGTTTAAAGCCCACTTGCGTGAAAATGAGTTAGAAGTCATCTAA
- a CDS encoding VTT domain-containing protein translates to MHLDLPQLIKSLGYFGVWAIVFAESGLLIGFFLPGDSLLFTAGFVASQNLLNIWVLIIGAFVCAVLGDNVGYVTGHKFGRRLFKKEDSWLFHKKHLVKTQNFYHQHGKKTVVLARFLPIVRTFAPIVAGIGAMHYRTFMSYNLIGSFLWTFGITLLGFFLGKSLPPEQVDKYLLPIIGLIIVISLVPSIIHLVQENRAKEVEIFFRFCVEI, encoded by the coding sequence ATGCATCTGGATTTACCACAACTGATTAAATCACTCGGCTATTTTGGGGTCTGGGCGATTGTCTTTGCTGAATCTGGCTTGTTAATTGGTTTTTTTCTGCCTGGGGATAGCTTATTGTTCACCGCTGGATTTGTTGCATCTCAGAATTTATTGAACATTTGGGTTCTGATAATTGGTGCTTTTGTTTGTGCAGTCTTAGGTGACAATGTTGGCTATGTGACTGGGCATAAATTTGGCAGAAGACTATTTAAAAAGGAAGATTCATGGTTGTTCCATAAAAAACATCTTGTGAAAACTCAAAACTTTTATCACCAGCACGGTAAAAAAACGGTTGTTTTAGCACGCTTTTTACCGATTGTACGGACTTTCGCGCCCATTGTGGCTGGGATTGGTGCAATGCATTATCGCACATTTATGTCTTACAACTTAATTGGTAGCTTTCTTTGGACATTCGGCATTACCCTGTTAGGGTTTTTCTTAGGAAAATCTCTGCCACCTGAACAAGTAGATAAGTATTTGTTACCGATTATTGGATTAATTATAGTTATTTCTTTAGTACCATCGATTATTCATTTGGTACAAGAAAATAGAGCAAAAGAAGTTGAAATATTTTTCAGATTTTGTGTAGAGATTTAA
- a CDS encoding cytochrome P450: MKSHQIPPGSFGLPVLGETLSFVFDRDFAKKRYRQHGPIFKTHLLGRPTVVMVGPEALELVLSSQMENFSWRDGWPDNFKTILGESLFLQDGEEHRRNRRLMMPALHGPALANYVSTMEDITRSYLQKWEKQQEFTWFQEFKQLTFDIASQLLLGTRPGPECVRFSKLFAAMTNGLFAINPLPLPFTTFGKAIAARNQILEHLTRVVRERQQNPTKDALSLLVQAQDEEGNRMSEKELIAQALLLLFAGHETTTSMLTWLCVELARHPEVLEKARVEQLQLASQGDLDLEQLGKMPYLEQVLWEVERLHQPVGGGFRGVIKDFEFKGYHVPAGWQLYYSIGVTHRIAEIYSEPDLFEPDRFSPQRQEHKKYPFSLVGFGGGPRICIGLAFAKMEMKIVAAHLLRNYHWEILPNQSLEEVVVPTNRPKDGLRVRFQPR; encoded by the coding sequence ATGAAAAGTCATCAAATTCCTCCTGGAAGCTTTGGTTTGCCTGTATTAGGTGAAACACTCTCCTTTGTTTTCGACCGCGATTTTGCTAAAAAGCGCTATCGCCAGCATGGGCCCATCTTCAAAACTCATCTTCTTGGCAGACCGACTGTAGTGATGGTCGGGCCGGAAGCATTAGAGTTGGTTTTGTCAAGCCAAATGGAGAATTTTTCTTGGCGCGATGGATGGCCTGATAATTTCAAGACAATACTGGGTGAATCGCTTTTTCTGCAAGATGGAGAAGAACACCGCAGAAACCGTCGCTTGATGATGCCAGCATTGCATGGCCCAGCATTGGCGAATTATGTATCCACGATGGAAGATATTACACGTAGTTATCTGCAAAAGTGGGAGAAGCAGCAGGAATTTACTTGGTTCCAAGAATTTAAACAACTGACGTTTGATATTGCTAGTCAATTATTGTTGGGTACGCGTCCCGGCCCTGAATGTGTACGTTTTAGCAAGTTGTTTGCAGCCATGACAAATGGACTGTTTGCGATTAATCCGTTGCCCTTGCCATTTACAACATTTGGTAAAGCGATAGCTGCTCGTAATCAGATTTTAGAGCATCTAACTCGTGTTGTCAGAGAACGTCAGCAAAATCCAACAAAAGATGCTCTGAGTTTATTAGTGCAAGCCCAAGATGAAGAAGGGAACCGGATGAGTGAAAAAGAACTCATCGCTCAGGCCTTACTATTACTTTTTGCTGGACATGAAACTACTACTTCGATGCTGACTTGGTTGTGTGTAGAGTTAGCGCGTCATCCAGAAGTACTCGAAAAAGCAAGAGTTGAACAATTGCAACTTGCAAGTCAAGGTGACTTGGATTTAGAACAATTAGGGAAAATGCCCTATTTAGAGCAGGTTTTGTGGGAAGTTGAAAGATTGCATCAACCTGTCGGAGGCGGGTTTCGTGGCGTAATTAAAGACTTTGAGTTTAAAGGTTATCACGTTCCTGCTGGTTGGCAGTTATACTATTCAATTGGAGTTACTCACCGAATTGCAGAAATTTATTCTGAACCAGACCTTTTTGAACCAGACCGTTTCAGTCCCCAGCGCCAAGAACATAAAAAGTATCCTTTTAGTTTAGTTGGTTTTGGCGGTGGGCCACGCATCTGTATTGGCCTAGCCTTTGCCAAAATGGAAATGAAGATTGTTGCTGCTCATCTTCTACGCAATTATCATTGGGAGATATTACCCAATCAAAGTTTAGAGGAAGTTGTGGTTCCCACTAATCGCCCGAAAGATGGATTGCGGGTTAGATTTCAACCTCGGTAA
- the urtE gene encoding urea ABC transporter ATP-binding subunit UrtE, whose amino-acid sequence MLKISNLNVYYGESHILRNVDLSVPSGQMVCLIGRNGVGKTTLLKTIMGLLKPRSGTINLAEELINSKSPDQRAKLGIGYVPQGREIIPRLTVQENLLLGLEARRKPVKKAEISEEVFSLFPVLKTMLSRMGGDLSGGQQQQLAIARALMGEPQLLVLDEPTEGIQPSIILEIEAAVRRIVETTGISVLLVEQHLHFVRQADYYYAMQKGGIVASGSTTELSQDVIQRFLAV is encoded by the coding sequence ATGCTCAAAATTTCTAACCTTAACGTTTATTACGGCGAAAGCCATATTCTCCGCAATGTAGATTTGAGTGTACCATCGGGGCAAATGGTTTGCCTAATTGGACGCAATGGTGTCGGAAAAACTACCTTACTCAAAACTATCATGGGTTTACTCAAACCCCGTAGCGGTACTATTAATTTAGCTGAAGAATTAATCAACTCCAAATCTCCAGACCAAAGGGCAAAGTTGGGAATTGGTTATGTCCCCCAAGGACGAGAGATTATCCCTCGGTTGACAGTTCAAGAAAATCTACTGTTGGGATTGGAAGCTAGACGTAAACCAGTAAAAAAAGCAGAAATTTCAGAGGAAGTTTTTAGCTTATTTCCGGTGTTAAAAACCATGCTTTCGCGGATGGGTGGTGATTTAAGCGGAGGACAGCAGCAACAATTAGCGATCGCACGTGCTTTAATGGGAGAACCTCAATTACTCGTCTTAGATGAACCCACCGAAGGTATTCAACCCTCCATCATCCTAGAAATTGAAGCCGCAGTCCGTCGCATCGTCGAAACCACAGGCATTTCGGTTTTATTGGTAGAGCAACATTTGCACTTTGTCCGTCAAGCTGATTACTATTACGCTATGCAAAAAGGTGGTATTGTCGCCTCCGGTTCCACAACCGAACTCAGCCAAGATGTGATTCAACGCTTTTTAGCTGTTTAA
- a CDS encoding tryptophan-rich sensory protein encodes MQQSTRGNYRDLWRQLVTLAAIFGAFFINVVSNIFPLNGLSIGEISNTLFKNVLIIPANYAFAIWGLIYLGLFAFGVYQALPNQRDEPDLRKTGYLLVIACVAQSIWVYLFLSRFFAISVIAMLLILLPLIAVYVQLEIGKSRVPRLKKWCIHFPISIYLGWISVATIVNVACALDFHGWNGWGISAVIWTLIMVLIATAVAVVMVIQRRDIAYTGVTVWALVAIALKHFDNSMLRNTVLVLAIFLVLTATINSLRAQQEHI; translated from the coding sequence ATGCAGCAGTCCACAAGAGGCAATTACCGGGATCTTTGGCGGCAGCTTGTTACTTTGGCTGCAATCTTTGGTGCTTTCTTTATCAACGTCGTATCGAACATTTTTCCGCTCAATGGACTTAGCATCGGGGAAATTTCCAATACTTTATTTAAAAATGTCCTGATTATCCCCGCCAATTACGCCTTTGCAATCTGGGGGCTGATTTACCTGGGGTTGTTTGCTTTTGGGGTATATCAAGCTCTACCTAACCAACGAGATGAGCCTGATTTACGTAAGACAGGTTATTTGTTGGTAATTGCCTGTGTTGCTCAAAGTATCTGGGTGTATCTGTTTTTGTCTCGGTTTTTTGCTATTTCTGTCATTGCAATGCTCTTGATTCTGTTGCCCCTGATTGCCGTTTATGTGCAGTTAGAAATTGGCAAATCGCGTGTACCTCGGCTGAAAAAATGGTGTATTCACTTTCCGATTAGCATTTATCTAGGCTGGATTAGCGTGGCGACTATTGTCAACGTAGCGTGTGCCTTGGATTTTCACGGGTGGAACGGTTGGGGGATTTCTGCTGTAATCTGGACTCTGATCATGGTATTAATAGCAACAGCAGTTGCAGTAGTTATGGTCATCCAGCGTCGAGACATCGCTTATACAGGAGTAACAGTCTGGGCATTGGTAGCGATCGCACTCAAGCATTTTGATAACTCAATGCTTAGAAATACTGTATTGGTTTTGGCAATTTTCCTAGTTTTAACCGCAACGATTAACAGCTTACGCGCCCAACAAGAACATATTTAA
- a CDS encoding DUF928 domain-containing protein, translating to MKSYWQTIQLIAALGMTLWGIIGYSPMIWITPVAATPKKFSPPPPPPDRGATGDRGGAASRGCGVGNQSVIGLVPVYKETVNQGQAQAVAVTKVWGLTNEEYPTFWFFVPYQKSLIDSIEFVVKDESSKQSQTLYRTVVTIPEVPGIISIPLSANTSPLQVDKMYHWFLKIKVICNPQQPPEREYVEGWVQRVNPNPKLVDSLKQATPQQRVNLYAENGIWYDALTTLAELRLSKPEDPTLAVEWMNLLQSVDLENLAKQPLTECCQADAKSKAAKVLPSTN from the coding sequence ATGAAAAGCTATTGGCAAACAATACAATTAATCGCGGCATTGGGAATGACTTTGTGGGGAATTATCGGCTATTCTCCAATGATTTGGATAACACCCGTTGCAGCCACTCCTAAGAAATTTTCGCCTCCTCCGCCTCCTCCAGACAGGGGTGCAACAGGCGATCGCGGCGGGGCTGCAAGTCGTGGTTGTGGTGTTGGCAATCAGTCGGTTATTGGACTTGTACCTGTATACAAAGAGACAGTCAATCAAGGACAAGCACAAGCTGTTGCTGTTACTAAAGTTTGGGGTTTGACGAATGAGGAATATCCAACTTTTTGGTTTTTTGTCCCTTATCAAAAATCTCTAATTGATTCCATTGAGTTTGTTGTCAAAGATGAGTCAAGTAAACAAAGTCAAACTCTTTACCGAACAGTAGTAACAATACCAGAAGTACCAGGAATTATTAGCATTCCCTTAAGCGCAAATACTTCACCATTGCAAGTAGACAAGATGTATCACTGGTTTTTGAAGATAAAAGTCATTTGCAATCCACAACAACCTCCAGAACGAGAGTATGTGGAAGGATGGGTGCAACGAGTCAATCCAAATCCTAAATTAGTAGATAGCCTGAAGCAAGCAACTCCTCAGCAACGGGTAAACCTTTATGCCGAGAATGGTATTTGGTACGATGCCTTGACTACTTTGGCTGAATTACGTCTTAGCAAACCTGAAGATCCAACTTTAGCGGTGGAGTGGATGAATTTGCTTCAATCCGTAGATTTAGAGAATTTAGCTAAACAACCTTTGACAGAATGTTGCCAAGCTGATGCAAAGTCGAAAGCAGCCAAAGTGCTGCCCTCTACGAACTAA
- a CDS encoding CHASE2 domain-containing protein, with protein MDKLIILKLGEGNFEQGFTVTLQIGDENVRPTVEITGELPPNPEILRDYHRWQSIYRNLKLPSRPIGLPKELNQAPSLEYCQQVSEEFKVSFNTWLASDSFRSIREKLLEKLMLADNIRMLLQTKDLRLQKFPWHLWDLIERYPQAEIALSAPGYEQVNLNRIATTSNKVKILAILGNSQGIDTKADQALLNLLPNTDITFLVEPQCLDLTDQLWEQNWQILFFAGHSSTQETNQTGKIYINQTESLTISQLKYALKKAVERGLKLAIFNSCDGLGLAWEFADLHIPQIIVMREPVPDRVAQQFLKYFLEAFARGDSLYLAVREARERLQGLENQFPCATWLPVIFQNPAEMPLNWGELFRNTPNLPASLSQTTPVRETTNRLGFSSILLASMVVTGILIGIRYLGVLQPLELNAFDQLVRLRPREKPDSRLLIVTVTEEDVQAQKPEKPQGSLSDKSLAQLLEKLEAYQAQVIGLDIYRDYPVGKDYPALAARMRKSDRFVGVCQLSDSQAGKPGVKPPPEVSSHNLGFSDIAIDSDNVVRRHLLALTPAPSSPCTTPYALSVQLALRYLYTKGIRLQFNPDGAWRLGKVTFKPIEAHTGGYQRVDALGHQILLNYRSSGSPEAIPSAGFANAPSMTLQEVLTGKLNANAVKGKIVIIGTTAETFGDYWLTPYITPQGKLQAIPGVFLQAQMVSQLLRAALDGQPLLWTWPLWGEVIWVWGWSFLGGLFTAYLHRFIYLTLAGGIGIISLYVSCFIFLIVYSCWVPLIPAMLALVSNSLIATTYLNMKFKN; from the coding sequence GTGGACAAGTTAATCATCTTAAAGTTAGGGGAGGGAAACTTTGAACAAGGGTTTACCGTAACTCTACAGATTGGCGATGAAAATGTCCGCCCGACTGTAGAAATCACAGGTGAGCTTCCCCCCAACCCAGAAATTCTCCGCGATTATCACCGTTGGCAATCTATTTATCGTAATTTAAAGTTGCCATCTCGTCCGATTGGTTTACCTAAAGAACTTAACCAAGCCCCCAGCCTAGAATACTGCCAGCAGGTGAGTGAGGAATTTAAAGTCAGTTTTAATACTTGGCTTGCTTCCGATTCCTTTCGTTCTATCCGCGAGAAATTGTTAGAAAAACTCATGCTTGCGGATAATATTCGGATGCTTTTACAAACCAAAGACTTGCGATTACAGAAATTCCCCTGGCATCTTTGGGATTTGATAGAACGCTATCCCCAGGCGGAAATAGCCCTGAGCGCTCCTGGTTACGAACAAGTCAACCTTAACCGGATAGCAACTACATCCAACAAAGTAAAAATCTTAGCGATTTTGGGTAACAGTCAAGGTATTGATACCAAAGCAGATCAGGCGCTACTTAATTTGTTACCCAATACAGATATCACTTTTTTAGTTGAACCACAATGCCTTGACCTTACCGATCAGCTATGGGAGCAGAATTGGCAGATTCTATTTTTCGCCGGACATAGTTCCACTCAGGAAACGAATCAAACAGGAAAAATCTACATTAATCAAACAGAAAGTCTCACAATTAGCCAGTTAAAGTATGCCTTAAAAAAGGCAGTAGAACGAGGTCTAAAACTAGCGATTTTCAATTCCTGTGATGGTTTGGGATTGGCATGGGAGTTTGCAGACTTACATATTCCCCAAATTATCGTGATGCGAGAGCCTGTACCCGATCGCGTGGCGCAACAGTTTTTAAAGTATTTTTTGGAAGCCTTCGCACGGGGAGACTCGTTGTATTTAGCCGTCAGGGAAGCACGAGAAAGGTTACAGGGACTAGAAAACCAATTTCCCTGCGCTACATGGTTGCCTGTCATCTTTCAAAATCCGGCTGAGATGCCGTTGAATTGGGGGGAATTGTTTAGAAATACACCCAATCTTCCTGCATCTTTGTCTCAAACCACGCCTGTTAGAGAAACCACAAATCGCCTTGGCTTCTCATCGATCTTACTGGCGAGTATGGTAGTAACTGGAATATTAATCGGGATCAGGTATTTGGGCGTGCTGCAACCATTAGAGTTAAATGCATTTGACCAACTAGTACGCTTGCGTCCTCGTGAAAAACCAGACTCACGCCTACTAATTGTGACTGTGACTGAAGAAGATGTCCAGGCGCAAAAACCGGAAAAACCTCAAGGTTCGTTGTCAGACAAATCACTTGCCCAACTATTAGAAAAATTAGAGGCATATCAAGCACAAGTTATTGGTTTGGATATATACCGAGATTATCCAGTGGGTAAGGATTATCCAGCATTGGCAGCAAGGATGCGAAAAAGCGATCGCTTTGTGGGTGTGTGTCAACTCAGCGATTCTCAAGCCGGAAAACCAGGTGTAAAACCACCCCCAGAAGTTTCTTCACACAATCTCGGTTTTAGCGATATTGCCATCGATTCAGATAATGTTGTGCGTCGCCATCTGTTAGCGTTAACTCCTGCGCCCTCATCTCCTTGTACTACACCTTATGCCCTGAGCGTTCAACTTGCGCTGCGTTACCTATATACAAAAGGAATTCGGTTGCAATTTAACCCTGATGGCGCGTGGCGATTAGGGAAGGTGACATTTAAACCAATAGAAGCTCATACCGGAGGTTATCAAAGAGTTGACGCTTTGGGACACCAAATTTTATTAAATTATCGTTCTTCTGGTTCCCCAGAAGCGATACCTTCGGCAGGCTTCGCCAACGCACCAAGTATGACCTTACAAGAAGTGCTAACAGGTAAGCTCAATGCCAATGCAGTCAAAGGCAAAATAGTCATTATTGGCACAACAGCAGAAACTTTTGGTGATTACTGGTTAACTCCTTACATCACTCCTCAAGGAAAATTACAGGCAATACCAGGAGTATTTTTACAAGCCCAAATGGTCAGTCAACTGCTCAGGGCTGCTTTGGACGGACAACCTCTGTTGTGGACTTGGCCGCTTTGGGGTGAGGTAATTTGGGTTTGGGGTTGGTCTTTTTTAGGCGGTTTATTTACTGCTTATCTGCACCGATTCATTTACTTAACCTTGGCAGGAGGAATAGGCATTATCAGTTTATACGTTAGCTGTTTTATATTTTTAATTGTATATAGTTGTTGGGTTCCCCTGATTCCTGCTATGTTGGCTTTAGTAAGTAATAGTTTAATAGCTACAACTTACTTAAACATGAAATTTAAAAATTAA
- a CDS encoding DUF1822 family protein: MLNPPAPFTIDSQHLYLEITQFPEVQEQPYSTVGACQRGWINQKCLQAFLPWFQEEMAPTARVYPNSAALPSFWEVVNGTAITFDRDRLVLIPTLAMDGDELRVPQEWVDIPEWVADYYIAVQVNPDDGWMRIFGYTTHQILKTKGVYDAGDRTYSLEKEDLIPDINVLWVTRQLDRSETLRAEIAPLDPIGKTQAENLLERLGDRDVKFPRLAVPFSLWGALLAHSGWRKKLYERRQGLLIQRSIPQWLQTGVANLAQQWGWEKREFVAVPVGMRSAEPVLGLSRQIIIAEQTYELRIFPKSASENYVWRFELRSTTLNGQIPAGFKLRLLTEDLQAFENNQDTATTAVDMLYLEVILELGEGLVWEIEPTPEDYEREILRF; the protein is encoded by the coding sequence ATGTTGAACCCACCTGCCCCATTCACTATTGACTCACAGCATTTATACTTGGAAATTACTCAATTTCCAGAAGTGCAAGAACAACCATACTCAACAGTTGGTGCTTGTCAACGTGGGTGGATAAATCAAAAATGCTTGCAAGCATTTTTGCCTTGGTTCCAGGAGGAAATGGCTCCCACCGCCAGAGTTTATCCTAACAGTGCGGCATTGCCGAGTTTTTGGGAAGTAGTTAATGGCACAGCTATTACTTTCGATCGCGATCGCCTGGTATTAATTCCCACCCTGGCGATGGATGGCGATGAGTTACGCGTACCGCAGGAATGGGTAGATATACCAGAGTGGGTTGCTGACTATTACATAGCAGTACAAGTCAATCCCGATGATGGCTGGATGAGGATTTTTGGCTATACAACCCATCAAATTCTGAAAACAAAAGGGGTTTATGATGCTGGCGATCGCACTTACAGCTTGGAAAAAGAAGATTTAATTCCAGATATTAATGTGCTGTGGGTTACACGCCAACTCGATCGGTCAGAAACCTTACGTGCCGAGATTGCACCTTTAGATCCGATTGGCAAAACCCAGGCGGAAAACCTCTTAGAAAGATTAGGCGATCGCGATGTGAAATTCCCGCGTTTAGCAGTTCCATTTTCACTCTGGGGTGCGCTCTTGGCACATAGCGGTTGGCGAAAAAAGTTGTATGAACGGCGTCAGGGTTTACTCATACAGCGATCGATTCCGCAATGGTTGCAGACAGGAGTAGCCAATTTAGCCCAACAGTGGGGATGGGAAAAAAGAGAATTCGTTGCCGTACCTGTGGGAATGCGGAGTGCAGAACCAGTTCTCGGCTTGTCTCGACAAATAATAATTGCAGAGCAAACATACGAGTTACGCATTTTCCCAAAAAGCGCTTCTGAGAACTATGTTTGGCGCTTTGAATTGCGAAGTACAACTCTTAATGGTCAAATTCCGGCTGGGTTTAAGCTCCGACTGCTAACGGAAGACTTACAAGCTTTTGAAAATAATCAAGATACGGCAACAACTGCTGTAGATATGTTGTATTTGGAAGTAATTTTGGAACTAGGAGAAGGATTAGTTTGGGAAATAGAACCCACACCTGAAGACTATGAGCGAGAGATTTTGCGGTTTTAA
- a CDS encoding sigma-70 family RNA polymerase sigma factor, producing the protein MQPRQGIVEIFSTFVQFDVDQFSGWATDAKLRRSMKVCLESSTEKSDTFWALYWYKVWQTESSAVALAHISAYLQEVCYWTARKFALNFPTQSSVADCFQMAIAHINKILKNFNPQYSSHLKAYAELTFESIIKDALRLHREADICSDWALLHKLSRKRLVQSLQNAGFNKESIESYVLAWECFKELYTGDNTKIRQLPKPDARTWEAISNLYNAERFSRLSSPTAAINQQTIETLVLSAAKAARNFLYPQIVSADAPLKEDEGNLLDILPVDLQTSLLTEIIEQEEAVNMRSQQAQLNQVLHQAIAALDAESQKVLEAYYVQQLTQQEIAAQLEIKQYTVSRRLSSIKKSLLLTLTQWSQNTLHISPKSDVVDAINTSLEEWLKVQYSHTQIQSVGKK; encoded by the coding sequence ATGCAACCCCGACAGGGCATTGTTGAAATCTTTTCTACCTTTGTGCAATTTGATGTAGATCAATTTAGTGGTTGGGCAACAGATGCCAAACTGCGACGCAGTATGAAAGTTTGCCTGGAGTCGTCAACTGAGAAATCAGATACCTTTTGGGCACTTTACTGGTATAAAGTTTGGCAGACTGAATCTAGTGCTGTGGCACTTGCACATATTTCTGCTTACTTACAAGAGGTGTGCTATTGGACTGCCAGAAAATTTGCCCTCAACTTTCCCACGCAGTCGTCTGTAGCCGACTGTTTTCAGATGGCGATCGCTCATATTAACAAAATACTCAAAAATTTCAACCCTCAATACAGTTCGCATTTAAAAGCCTATGCAGAATTAACTTTTGAATCGATTATCAAAGATGCACTGCGTTTACACCGAGAAGCAGACATTTGCTCAGACTGGGCATTATTGCATAAACTCAGCCGCAAACGACTAGTGCAGTCATTACAAAATGCCGGATTCAACAAAGAAAGCATCGAGAGTTATGTTTTAGCTTGGGAATGCTTTAAGGAACTCTACACGGGTGACAATACAAAAATTCGTCAGCTTCCCAAACCAGATGCTCGAACTTGGGAGGCTATTAGTAATCTTTATAATGCAGAACGTTTTAGCCGATTGAGTTCACCCACTGCCGCAATCAATCAGCAAACCATAGAAACCTTGGTATTATCTGCTGCTAAAGCTGCCCGTAATTTCCTTTATCCTCAGATTGTTTCCGCAGACGCTCCCCTCAAAGAAGATGAGGGTAATTTATTAGATATATTGCCTGTAGATTTGCAAACATCTTTACTAACGGAAATTATTGAACAGGAAGAAGCTGTGAATATGCGATCGCAGCAAGCTCAGTTAAACCAAGTTTTGCACCAAGCGATCGCTGCACTCGATGCTGAGTCTCAAAAAGTACTAGAAGCTTACTATGTTCAACAACTGACTCAACAAGAAATTGCTGCACAGTTAGAAATTAAGCAATATACTGTTTCTCGTCGCCTGAGCAGCATTAAAAAGTCATTGCTCCTGACTCTCACGCAATGGAGTCAAAATACCTTGCATATTTCCCCAAAATCCGACGTAGTAGATGCCATAAACACAAGTTTAGAGGAATGGCTCAAAGTCCAATATAGCCATACCCAAATTCAATCAGTAGGCAAGAAATAA